A window of the Candidatus Saccharibacteria bacterium oral taxon 488 genome harbors these coding sequences:
- a CDS encoding FAD-binding oxidoreductase has translation MRNKTVIIGGGFYGLSVALYLYDTLGVKNIDILEKEKQTMTRASYVNQARVHNGYHYPRSILTGYRSAVNFPRFTKQFGTAIHSDFNKYYAVAKHLSKVNAHQFKNFADKIEADIAVASPNIQKMFNKNLIEEVFKVKEYAFNAHALRDDLLRQINDRPGITLHTGCRVTMIDETPDGLCVITDGGKFRGDFVLNCTYANINTLHRASNIPLVGLKHEVTEMCLVSLPEHLKDFSITVMDGPFFSIMPFPSRGLYTLSHVRYTPHESWVDNEDTPAEKIDTHAYLDKSSFQSNYKQMYNDVVRFIPALKDMKYEESIVEVKTVLVKSEDDDSRPILFKAHLGYKGYVCIMGGKLDNIYDVYEELDKLYGKK, from the coding sequence GTGCGTAACAAAACGGTGATAATTGGCGGTGGTTTTTATGGATTGAGTGTAGCGCTGTACCTGTACGACACCCTGGGTGTCAAGAATATTGATATTTTAGAGAAAGAAAAACAGACAATGACTCGGGCGTCATATGTTAACCAAGCTAGGGTACACAATGGCTATCACTACCCGAGAAGTATTCTAACGGGATATCGTTCGGCAGTTAATTTTCCGCGCTTTACAAAACAGTTTGGGACGGCAATTCATTCAGATTTTAATAAATACTATGCTGTCGCCAAGCATCTGTCCAAGGTTAATGCGCATCAATTCAAGAATTTTGCGGATAAGATCGAGGCAGATATAGCGGTAGCTTCGCCAAACATTCAAAAAATGTTTAATAAAAATCTCATTGAAGAAGTTTTTAAGGTTAAAGAATATGCCTTTAATGCCCACGCCCTGAGAGACGACTTGTTGCGGCAAATTAACGATCGTCCGGGGATAACGCTTCACACGGGCTGTCGCGTTACGATGATTGATGAAACGCCAGACGGGCTGTGCGTTATTACTGATGGTGGCAAATTCAGGGGCGACTTCGTATTAAATTGCACGTATGCCAATATTAACACGCTCCATCGTGCATCAAATATACCGCTTGTTGGCTTGAAGCATGAAGTTACAGAAATGTGCTTAGTAAGTTTGCCGGAGCACCTAAAGGACTTTAGTATTACGGTGATGGACGGCCCGTTTTTCTCTATTATGCCGTTTCCCTCCAGGGGATTATATACACTCTCTCATGTCAGGTATACGCCGCACGAGTCATGGGTTGACAACGAGGATACGCCGGCTGAAAAAATTGACACACACGCCTATCTCGACAAAAGTTCTTTCCAGAGTAATTACAAACAAATGTATAACGATGTGGTGCGTTTTATCCCAGCCCTCAAGGATATGAAATATGAGGAGTCGATCGTTGAGGTAAAGACAGTACTCGTTAAGAGTGAAGATGACGATAGCCGTCCCATTTTATTCAAAGCTCATTTGGGTTATAAGGGGTATGTTTGTATAATGGGCGGTAAGCTAGATAATATTTACGATGTGTACGAGGAGTTAGACAAGCTATATGGCAAAAAATAG